The Pontibacter sp. SGAir0037 DNA segment ATTTTTCTGGACATCAACATGCCGGGTATGGATGGCTGGTCGTTTATTGACGAATACCGGAAACTACCTGTAGAAGCAACGAAGAATTGCTGCCTGTTTATGCTCTCATCTGCCGTAGACAGAAAGGATATTGTGAGTGCAAAAAATCATGAGGAAGTAAGAGACTTCTTCTCAAAGCCCCTGTCACCTGAAATCCTTAATTTTATCAAAGAAGAATTTATACAGGTGTAAGCTTTCATGCCTGGCATCATAAAAAAACCTCGCTACCATACTCATAGCGAGGTTTTTTATTTATGCTCCGCCTTTTCCGGCTACTTATCCAGTACCTGGTCTAAAGGTTTGCGCGGATGTGAAGCCGATTTTTTATATTCGGAAGGAGTAAGCCCCGTTACCTGCTTAAACTGATTAGATAGATGAGCCACGCTGCTATAGCCTAACTGATAGGCTATCTGACTTAAGGTTAACTCGTTGTAGGTTACCAACTCCTTAATCCGCTCTACTTTTTGCAGCATCACAAACCTGGCTATTGTAGTTCCCTCTTCAGTTGAAAAAGCGCTGCTCAGATAGGTATACTCTTTACCGGTAACCTCCGACAGGTAATCCGATATATTGGTCTGCAGATGCTCTACCTGCCCCGTTCTGATTAGCGCGATGACAGCACGCTTCACCTGTTCGATCACCTCTGCTTTTTTATCTTCCAGTACTTCAAAGCCGTTAGCAGCTAAGGCTTCTTTTATTTCTTTACGCGCTTTATCAGATGGCTCCTGGCTCAGTAAAGCTTCCCCGAGCTTTACCTCTGCCACAGGTTGGTTTAAGCGCTGCAACTCCTCCCCCACTACTTTTATGCAGCGCGGGCAAACCATGTTTTTGATATGTAGCGCGTATAAAGCCATATAACAGAACAGGCAACCTGCTCAACTATTTTGTGTTTATAGCAGCCTGAACTTCTCCGCACTTCAGCATCGCGTCTCCGTAGTAAGGGTTACGGATCTCTTCGTTACTGCTAAGCCAGCTGCCGCCATTGTTATTGTTTGCCATCGGGCAATGTTGCAGATACATGGTTTTATCTGCTCCGAATGTCTCTACCGCTTTAATCATGTTGTTCGATAAACTGGTAAAGGCTTCCCGCTGGCTGGCAAGGTCGGTGGTACTTGCAATAGTATTGGCGTCGTTTTGTAAAGTGCCGGCCATTTTAGTCCACTCTGCTGCCACTTCGGTTTCCAGGGCAGAGGCATCTACTTTTTGCAGGTCTACTACCAGCTCGCTTGCTCTTAGCTGCGCTTCGGCAGCCTTGCTTTCCACTAAGCCATCTTTAAGGGCCAGGTAGCTGTCGGCTGCTTTCACAAATCCCTCAGGAGTGCTGTATTTCGCATTTACTGTTTCTACTGCTGCTTCCTCTTCTGTCTGCTTCAGCTGGTCGGTATTCTCCGTGTTATCTGTGTTTCCCGAACAGGCTACCATTCCTGATGTGCCTGCTCCGGCTACCATTGCCCATAGTGCAATTCTTAAAACATTCTTTTTCATATTCCTGATGCTATAGAATTTAAAACACTACAAACTTAATTAAAATTCACTTAGATATAGCGATAGCCGGATACTCTCCCGCCCTGATGCTGCTAAATAAAAGGCAATGGCAGTAGCTATTGCCACTGCCATTGCCTTTTATCCGCTTGTTTGTTTTATATTTTATCTGCGACTGTGGTCTGCATTATCTCTCTTGGCTTCATCTTCGCCAAAACCTTGCTGGCTGCTGCGCACGCCGTTTACATCATCGTCCATAGCTGTATCGCTGCCTTCGAACTCGAAACCCGGTCCCTGGGCACTTGCTTCTATGTTTTCCTGGGTATTGGCACCATAACCAGTAGCTTCATTCCCACCAATGTGCATATTCTCCAGCTTATCTTTCTGGCCTCTCCGTTCTGTTTCGCCATTTGGGCCAATATTTCGTTTGGCCGATGGATCCGGATTGTTATTCATGCCTACGCGTTTATGATAGTCGTCATTCACGCTTTTTACATTATCTGCATTGTCGTTTACTTTATCGTTATTAGCCATGATTTATTTCTGATTAGTTCCTATAGCTATACGCTTGGCAACACCACTTGTTCGGAAGCCGGCACATTAGACAGAGAAGGTTTTGTAGCGTGGCTTGTATCTTATAACTTTAGAAAGGATAATCCGGTACACCTATAAAGTGGTTTATTTACCGACAGAACTCGTTGACTCTGCCATAAAACAGCAGGCAACTGCTATCTTTGCCACAGAATTAATCAGGAAAAGGCACCACTTTTGCTCTTTCTCTGTTCTCAACTATAATCAGATACCAGCTAAAGCGCGGCTCATGAAACTTTCAAAAATATACAATCCGCAGGAGATGAACTCCTATCAATTTGTTGCCGCAACCGGCTTTATTATGTCGTTGGTAGCACATATCATCATCCTGTTTATTGGCAAGACAATCGATAATTTTGAGGCGCTTTACATTTGCTGGACTGCCTTCTTTATTTTGGGCACTATAGCCAATCTCAGGGACGACAATCAAAATGGAGGGCATCACCACCATCATTAATCATTTTAAGTATAGGCTTGAGAGCCAGGTTCAGATGAAAAGAAAAAACCCACCATAAAATATAGTGGGCTTTCCTAACTAATCTAACTTATTCTTAATTACTGTATTACTAACTTTTTTGTTAGGTATTTTTCGTTTTGAATCACCTGCAGAAAATACATACCGCTCCCTAATTTTGCGATATTCACCGCCTGCCTATACTCCCCACCAACTCCTTTCAAAGCCTCTGAGTACACTTCTTTTCCGGTTATATCGAGTATCCTGATTTTTACAGTTGCTTCATTTTTCAGTTTAAAAGCTATTTCGAAGCGGCCATCGCTGGGGTTGGGATAAAAGCTGAAGTCTTCTACTCCTAGTGCTGTGGCAGGAGTCTCTACGGGAGCGCCCGCTGATGTAAGTGTGCTCTTTTCCTCTTTAGACAGATCGGCCACCATGGTTTTAACGATGGTAACAGAAGTGATGTAGCCATCGCCTGTTTTTATGTGTTTAAGCGATTTTACTGCTTTTTGAGCCAGCGAATCATAATGCCTGCCTTTTATGATAAACAGCGTATCGGCTATACTATTAAAAGTAGGCAGCAGAAAAATCTGCCCGGAATCCTGGGGTACTTTCCGTAAAATTTGAGGATTGGTTCTTTTAAATATAATCGTATCGCCTTTAAGGCTAAGCCTGAGCCTGTTGTTCAGCCTAGCTGCTGCACTGTCTGCTATTATTATTTTTTGTATTCTTTTCCAGGTTAAGGAATCTATGCCTTTTACAGGAAACCTGTTCAGAAGTAGGTTTCCATTTTTAAACCGGGTGTGCAGGCTATCTGTCACCAGCATTTTCAGTCTCCTGCTTAAAGCCGTATCTCCTACAGGATTTTTGTAAATAAACAACTGGCGCCTGCCTCCTGCGAAGGCCAGGGAATCCAGGTTTTGCAGGCGCCGCATTTCCCTCATCTGCAGCCTGAGCGCTGCTGCATCAGCATGCAAGCCTTTCAGCTTGCCAAAAGAAGCTTCAAAATCCGATGCAGCCATAAGGGTATCAACAATTAACGTTTTTCCATCAATAGTCTGCATCATCCTGATACGCACTTTCTTTTCGTCTGTACCCGCCTTGTCCGTTCCTTTGTTTTGAGCAGTGGCATTGAAATTCAGCAGCAATGAGAGTAGAAGCAGTAAAAACCATTCTACAAGAATACGAGGGTTCAGCATCTTTTCCATTTTAACTTTTTAAAGCTTTTTTATTTCGTTATACCTGCCCATTTATCTGTACTCTTCTGTATTCCTGCACCCGCGCCTGGCTACAGGAATACAGAAAGAGCCATTTTCATAGTTTTATTCGGGGAGCATTCGGTATAACTGAACACAACAAAGCTACTTTACCAAATCCTGTGGTATAGTTAAGGAGGAGTTAAAAAATGTTAAAGAAGCGTTAAAATTTGCGACAGCAGCGTAGGCCCCAGGCCTGCAAAGCCTAGAGTACAGCAATACCGGAAAGAATGGCTTAGGCTACTCTGCCTGATCCGGCTCAGAAGAATCCAGGGATTCCTGCACAATCAGGCCGTCTTTCATTACAAGCGTACGGTCGGCCATAGAAGCCAGCTGCTCGTTATGGGTTACGATTACAAAGGTCTGGTTAAATTCTTCGCGCAGACGGAAAAAGATCTCATGCAGCTCCTGTGCATTTTTAGAATCGAGGTTGCCGCTGGGCTCATCGGCAAAAATAATACGGGGAGAATTGATAAGTGCCCGCGCCACAGCTGTTCTCTGCTGCTCGCCGCCCGACATCTGGGAAGGTTTATGATCCAAGCGGTGCGACAGGTTGAGCATGTGCAGTAGTTCCTTTGCCCGCTCCCGTACTTCATTTTCCGGCCTGCCCGCCAGAAAACCCGGCAAACAGGCATTCTCCAACGCTGTAAACTCCGGCAGTAAATTATGAAACTGAAAAATAAAGCCGATATGCCTGTTTCTGAAACGCGCCAGTTCTGTGGCATTCAGTTTTTCGATGTTCTTGTTATCGAAGAGCACCTGCCCCGAATCAGCTGTATCCAAAGTACCCAGTATATGCAGTAAAGTACTTTTACCTGCACCGGAAGCCCCTACAATAGACACCACCTCACCGGAAGAGATAAGCAGATCGATACCTTTTAGAACAGCTAAAGAGCCGTATTTTTTTTGAATATTTATTACCTGAAGCACTGGTTATCTACGTGTTTTATCTGAAGGTTCAGCAGTATAGCTTCCAAAGCTACAAAACAAACGTAAGAAATCGGTATAAAGGTTATTTTTTGTACTTCCGGAGTTCCTTAAAAAAGCTCCGGAACTTACTTTACAGGCGGCATTTGTAATACTTAAATGCGTGCGGAAGATTTAAAATAGCTTTACTTGAATTTAAGCCAATAAAGGCTTACTTTCGTGCGTCCAATAAAACTGAAAGCATGAACATACACGAATATCAGGCTAAAGACATTCTGAAAAGCTACGGCGTACGCATACAAGAAGGTATTGTGGCCGAAACGCCAGAGCAGGCTGTAGAGGCTGCCAAAAGACTTACTGAAGAAACAGGTACAGGCTGGCACGTGATTAAAGCGCAGATACATGCGGGTGGTCGCGGTAAAGGCGGTGGTGTTAAACTTGCCAAGAACCTGGAGCAGGTGAAAGAGATATCCTCTCAGATCATTGGCATGAACCTGGTTACACACCAAACCGGCCCTGAAGGTAAGGATGTACATAAAGTACTTGTTGCACAGGATGTATACTATCCTGGCGATTCTGAGCCAAAAGAATTTTACCTGAGTATCCTGCTGGACCGCGCTAAAGGCATGAACGTGATCATGGCTTCTACCGAAGGTGGTATGGACATTGAGGAAGTTGCTGAAAAATCTCCTGAGAAAATCATTAAGGAGTGGATCGATCCTGCAGTTGGTTTACAAGGCTTCCAGGCTCGTAAAATTGCTTTTGCATTCGGTTTAGAAGGTGAAGCTTTCAAAGAAATGGTGAAGTTTGTAACCAACCTTTACAAGGCTTATGTGGAAACAGACTCTTCTATGTTTGAAATCAACCCTGTGCTGAAAACTTCTGATAATAAAATATTAGCAGTAGACGCGAAGGTAGACTTAGATGATAACGCCCTGTATCGCCACAAAGACCTTGCTGCCCTGCGTGATCTTTCAGAAGAAGATCCGTTGGAAGTGGAGGCCAGTGAATCTCACCTGAACTATGTGAAGCTGGATGGTAATGTAGGTTGTATGGTAAACGGTGCTGGTCTGGCTATGGCTACCATGGATATCATTAAACTTTCTGGCGGTGAGCCTGCTAACTTCCTGGATGTAGGTGGTGGTGCTAACGCTCAGACGGTAGAAGCCGGTTTCCGCATTATCCTGAAAGACCCTAATGTTAAAGCTATCCTGATCAATATTTTTGGTGGTATTGTTCGTTGCGACCGTGTTGCCAATGGTGTAGTAGAAGCTTACAAAAACATTGGCGATATCCGTGTACCAATCATTGTGCGTCTGCAAGGAACAAACGCAGAAGAAGGTGCCCGTATTATTGATGAATCCGGCCTTAAAGTATATTCTGCCGTAGCCTTGAAAGAAGCTGCTGAAAAAGTTAAGCAAGTATTAGCGCAAGCTTAATATTCCTTTTTATAAAACAGAAAAGGCTGCCCGAAAGGCAGCCTTTTCTGTTTTATAAAAATTCGATCTGCAAAAGCCAGGTAACCCCAAAAAGCTCAGCCCCAAGGCCTTCTGGCTTTTTAAAAAGTTAACCGACTTAAACAACTTCCAGCTCTACATTAATGTTGCCTCTTGTGCCTACTGAGTAAGGACATATTTCATGTGCCTCATCTACATATTGTTTAGCCTTCTCTTTGTCAACACCTTTCAGGTCTACTGAAAGCTTTACGCTCAGCCCATAGCCTCCTTCATCTGTTTTGTTCAGATCAACATGCGCTGTAACAGTAGATTCAGGGTCGAGTTTTTCTTTGTGTTTACCGGCCACTACTAAAAGCGCGCTCTGAAAGCAGGCTGCATAACCGGCAGCAAACAGCTGCTCCGGGTTAGTGCTTCCACCTTTTCCGCCCAGCAGGCCTTCCGGTACAGCTAATTTCATGTCTATGATTCCATCTGAAGATTTTACCTGGCCCTGGCGGCCACCTGTAGCAGTTACTACTGCTGTATACAGTTTTTCCATAGCTTAAATTGTTTTTGCTTTACATTCCCCTTTTTAACTATGAAAGTACCTGTAATGTTTTAGGTATCAGGTTTAATGTAAACCAAAGAGCAAGCCATAGCACCTGAGCTGTAGAAATTCTTGATAATTTTTAAGCAGAAAGTTTCCATTTGTGCACATACTTGCTAATTTTGCACCACCACAAGCACCCGTAGTTCAACTGGATAGAATATCGGATTTCGGCTCCGAGGGTTAGGGGTTCGAATCCTCTCGGGTGCACATTTTATCATTCACTTACGCTGACTGTCATACTGATAGTCAGCGTTTTGTGTTTTTAGACAGGTGGCTTAATCCAACTTATCTCATAAATGTTAGATTAAAACATACTGATGTTAGATTAAGTTTTGATACAGGGCTTTAAGAAAATTTATATTTACACACGTCATTTGCCGGTTATAGTATAAGAGAAGCTTGTATTTACGACTTGAATAACCGTATCACGTATTATTCTAAGAGTAAGTTGTTAATTCTTTCCTTCCTAACATATTTACGCAATGCACCCATCTTATCTTGTGAAGTGAGTAGCCTCCTAATTGCATTAAAAGCGGCACCATCAATGTAAAAGCTAATCAAATAATAATTTGTGGCTTTGCTTGCATCATTATCCATCGTTAAAACCCATTTACCATTTAATGTTGTAAGTAATCCACATTCGTTTGCGCCTCTATTAAGGCCATCCTGGATATATTTCTTTAATGTCTTTTCTATTTTTATAGGTCTCACTTTTAGCTCTTGTAAATTAAACATACGACATAATTAATACTACAAATATATTACTATTCAATGTTTAATGCAACAAAACAGCCAAATTAATTGTACTTTACAAGTATATGCATTATATTTGTCTTTTGTCCTTCATTTACTTTATAATTATCGCTGGTGCTTTGGGCACCGGAATCACTATAGCAAAAATGCAAGTCTGTACTTTCTACTAACCTTGTTGTACCCAGTTGTATCAGGCAAATAGCCTAATTCAAGTAAATCGTTGTCTGTAGAGCTAACTCTTCTTACTCTCGAAGATTCAAATTCATCATAGATGTCATAACAACCTGCAACTTCAAACATTTCACCAGTCCTTATATGCTTATATACCCAGTATCGAATATTTTCATACCCACTACTGTCTTCACGGAAGGCATACATATACAGGTCTTCAAATGCTATCAAAGCCCCACCGCATTTCAGTTTAATTTCTGGTTGAAAGTGATATTCAAGAGGGTCGATTGGTAAATCTTCTAACCATGATGCATAACCTTCGATTTCATCAAAGCTATCGTATTTCCAAGGATTAGATTCAATGTCTTCATCTATCAAGATGCGAATCTCGTCTGTTACTACACCTCCACTTTGCCATAGCTGCTGCTTAATTATGCTCACTAATGGTTCACTATTTTCCTTCATGTGTAATGTATCTTGAATGATATTAAAAGATTTCGCTTGGACCTTTATCGGTTAGATATAATTTAATTTTGCGATTACGATTGACACCATTAAATACACTAATATGAGATTTATATCTTAGCTGCTCAAATAGAAACTTGTCCGAGAATGGAATTCTTCTCGCTATAATCTTAGTGTCTTTAATTTGCATGACAAGCTCATATAGTGAACCAGTAATTACATCTTTATATACCCACACATAAGAATTACTCACTTCTGTACGCTCGTCACTGGTAGCATAAAGGCATAAGTCGCCAATTCTTTGTGGCCAGTTTCCGATTATTGCCTGGATTAGTACTTCTGGTACAGCACCATCATTACCGCCTGGGTCTACTACCACTGCATTTATACCCGCTAAAAATTTGATTATTAAACTCTTTGTCATTTCAATTGCTATTTATTAAATGTTGTGATGGTTATTATAGATTTGACAAAGACTCTTGTTTTAAAAATTTTCATTTATTTTTTCCTGGGTAGCTTGAATGCCAAATTATAAAATGGAAGCTGCCTGATGCTCATATAAAGCATCGTAATGGTCAAACATCTCTATTGCATTTTTGAACTGCTGCACCGCACTGCCAGTCGCTGGTGGCAAATTGAAGTATTCAAGCTGTTTAACTTTCGGTTTAAGGCCAACAACCTTATTCATGTGGTATATCATCAACTCTTTGATTTCATCAACCAGCCCAGGATGGTATTCGAAAATAACAGAGTCATGCAGCGAGGTAAAGAAATACTTATCATTGTATTTGTTCATCAAGTCAACCATAACACCATCTATAATGGCCTCTGATTCTATTCGCTGCATTAGAACCGCAAGCTTCTTATAGTTACCCTGTTTTTCATTTTCGATAACCTGATAAACAGATGGAAACTCTTTCATGAATGCTTGCGCACTCTTACTATCAAAAGTCTTCTCATTCTCACCATAAAATACATTAGCAAAAAGGTCAACTTTAAATTTTGAGAAGTCACTCCCGGTCAAGCCAACAACATTAGCCATGTAGTGATAAAATGTACCTTGGCTCACCTCTTTTGTGTAGATTTGAACACTATCAGGCATAGCCTTATCTTTAAATATATTTAACAGTATTTTAGTCAGACAAAATGGCTGCGAGTTTGCTACATCGAGGTTACATAGCAAAGCATCGGGCTTGTTCTTTAAAAAAAGGAACTGCCTAAGCTCTCTCCAAAGCACAGTTATTGCATGATGTACACGTTCCCCTCTACCATCTCGCTTTGCCGGGAAGATGGAGCCATTATGGATTGCGTTTATAATGTACAGATAGCGTTCCCTTTTACCCTCTATGATTTTTTGATAATCATCATTTAGTTGCTTCTTTTTTACATTATCTGGGTTATAGAACAGTATGGCATTGATATACCATTCTTCCACATAGGCTATTGCATCATCTCTGCGAATACCAATGTTCTGCATATTAGTGCCAATCCATTGCGTAACCTGGTCTTGTCTTTTAAAATCTGCTTTTCTAAAACGGATGATGTTATTGTATAAAGTTGAATGTTTATCTACTGATATACGCCTATGTTGTACATCATACTTTGGTGTTAGCCTATATCCCAAGCACTCGCCATGAAAGCCATTTTCCTCCTGGGCGATTCTGAAATAATCATTGTCTTCGATTACTCCATACTTATACAGCAATGGCTTTAATTTAATAGTTGTATCAGCGTATAAATAGCGTTCAATGTGGTGCTTAGATGATAGCTTTATAAAATCATCACGCTCATACTTATCGTGTAAGATTCGATTGATGTATATCTGGTGGAGAATGAAGTCTAATTTCTGATGGTGTCTTTCGATAACATAATCTTTCCAACCTTCTTGTTTTAGTATTTCCTTGGAATCGAAATTGATAGGTGTGTATATCTCTTCGTAGTTGCTGTTGTTTATAGTATTCATTTGATTCTGATTTTTTCATTATATAATCAGAATCGTTTTTGTTTTTAAAATTTTATAAAGTACAATTTAATAATATATGATATTTAGCCTTGTTTATTAGTTAAAACACTTAGTTATTAACCATTTAATTGAATTAAATTATTTTATATTTTATTTAAATTTATTTATTAAATCATATTTACTATCTGGTTACAATCTAATTTAGTTATTAGCTTATTAATTGTTCTCTTACTTTTATTATATTTAACTGAAGTCTAAACCGGTGATACGTTATTAATTAAGCGCAAAGTACATTTACTTCTTCTATATTGAACCATGAATGAATTCAAAAGAGTATATCACAAGTCCAGAGATAGCAATGATATCATGCGGAATGATAAAGGCATATTTACTTTCACAAGGCCCTCTATCAATATTGTTGGCGGCTCCTATTATTTTATGTTAGAAATAGCACCTAAAAACACTTTCATTACTCTTGACCAGTTCAGTGCATTTGAGCAATTATTCCCTAATCATGACGTTACCCGTTACCTGGGTGGTGAAAACTATGAAGTATTAGATAAACTTATAGCAGACAAGTTAAGGGATACTTACGACAGCATACTGTACAAAACACCTACTGTGGGAAGCAGAATAGGAGAAGAATGGGTTATTCTTAATAATAGTATAATCAAAGCGACTAAATACTTAGGTGCTTATGATGATGCTATTGCTTACGCAACATCTATCTGATACTTGTACTTTAGCATATATTTCCTGCTGGCTTCAACTATATTGACTATTTTTGTATTACAAATCTTTACAAAGTAGATGTCAAATAATTTAATAAAAGAAACAGATATTAAACCATTCTTAAAATGGGCCGGTGGTAAAACTCAATTGTTACCGGCAATTGAAACTAAGCTTATTCAACGTCTACACAACAAAAAGAGCATAGATTTTATTGAGCCTTTTGCTGGAAGTGGCGCTGTCTTATTTTTTATGCTTAGGGTATATGGTAAGTACATTAAACATGCTGTTATTAATGATATTAACCCTGTACTAACAGATTGTTATAAAACAATAAGACAATCACCGGACTTGTTAATAAATCAATTAGCTGAGCTTGAGCAACAGTATTTTAGCTTTTCTGAAGAAGAAGACAGAAAACAGCTTTTCTTAGAAAAACGAGAAGAGTTTAATTGCATAAAAGATAATCCGATTCGCAAAAGCGCACTAATGATTTTCTTAAATAAAACTTGTTTCAATGGTTTGTACAGGGTGAACTCTAAAGGCAACTTTAATGTGCCATTTGGCAAGTTCGCAAAGCCAAACATATGTAACGCCTCAGTAATACGAGCAAATAGTGCGGCCTTACAGAGAGTTGAAATTTTAAATACTGATTTTACAGCAACAGAAGAATACATTCATGAGGATGCATTCTTTTACTTTGACCCTCCTTATAAGCCAATAAGTAATACCGCATCATTTAACTCATATGCGAAAGAAGGTTTCGTAGACGAAGACCAAGTAAGATTGAAGTCTTTCTGCGATTTAGTTAATGGCGGGAAAGCTTACTTTGTACAGAGCAATTCGGATACAACAAATAATGATGAAAGCAATAACTTCTTTCAACAGTTATACGCTGACTACACGATTGAAAGAGTAAAGGCTAAAAGAGCCATAAACTCCAAGGGTAGTGGGCGTGGCGAGATTTTTGAATTAATAATATCTAATGATAGTGTCTTAGGAGATATTTCATCCATACATAAAGCTGCATTACAAACTTCTTTATTTTAAATGGATAAAGTATATTATAACTCGCCTGATAGTAATTTTCAATTATATCTGGGGAACTGCGTTGACATATTACCTAAAATCAATGAGAAAGTTGATTTGGTTTTTGCTGACCCTCCATATTTCCTGTCCAACGATGGATTTACAATCAAGGCCGGTAAAGTAGCAAGTGTTAACAAAGGCGATTGGGATAAAAAAGAAAACCATCTTTCTACAATTCAATTTACTGAACAATGGCTTGAAGCGGTACGCCATGTTATGAAAGATAGTGCAACCATCTGGGTAAGCTGCACTATGCATAACTTATTTGATGTTGGCTCCGCTTTACAAAGATTGGGGTTCAAAACACTCAACATAGTTACTTGGCAAAAGACAAATCCACCACCTAACTTATCGTGCAGGTACTTCACTCATTCAACAGAGCATATTATCTGGGCAAGGAAGCACCAGAATAAGGCTCATTACTTCAACTACGAATTAATGAAGTCTATTAACCAGGGTAAGCAAATGAAGGATGTCTGGACTTTGCCTGCTGTCTCAAAAAAAGAAACTACTTGTGGCAAACATCCAACACAAAAGTCATTGTCACTATTGAATAGAATAATTTTAGCCTCGTCCCAGGAAGACGATTTGGTTCTTGACCCGTTTGCAGGGAGTAGTACTACTGGTATAGCTGCAAACACGCACAATAGGAGATACATCGGAACAGATATATCTCCAGAATTTCTAAACTTAAGTATATGCAGGAAAAAAGAACTTGATGCTACCAGGCAGCAACAATCAATATTAATAAGCAGTTAAATTTTTAGAATCTTTACACCCGGCACATTAGCTAAAACAATGTGCCGTGGTACTAACCTACCTACTGTAACGTAGTATTCCCCATTACCAACAGGAGTAGAAGTCTTTCGTTCCTTAAATTCTGGTAGATGCTTTATAAACCATTCCTTGGTAGCTGGCATGGGCAAAATGTGAAGTTCTCGTTCGTCAACAAAGTAGTAGTAAACATAGTTAGCTTCTGTATACATAAAGCAACCAGGAGTACCCTTTCCTTCGTTGCTAAGTGTTTCAAAAAAGTAGTTGCCCGTTTTGTGCCATCGGTCTCCTTTGACTTCTATACTTACAGTTTTAGAAGTACCATCACTTAGTTTTACTTTCCAAAGAAGGTCTATGTCTTTTTCTCTATAAACAGGGTCGCCTTCAACATTAATGACTTCGAGTGTTACTGCTTGCTTTTTTAACAAAGCTTCTATATCAGCAGCGGCTTTATCAGCTACCTGGGAAGCTCCACCCATGGAATACTTTCTCAAATTAGACATTGCTCCTACTCACCTAAGCCTAACACTTCCACCGGTATTTTACCGAAATAATAGCTACACCCTACATCAGTAATATATTGTAAAACATCACTATAACACTCTTGTAGATACCAATCATTTAGTACATAAATAAACTCCACCTCAATGTTTAGTGGAGCTAAAAGCTTTCTATATTGTTTTATTTTGAAATCAGCGGTTTGTAATTTTTCATCAACGGAACCTGCACCTTGCTGATACTTTTTCTCAATTATATAAAGAGTGTTACTTGTGTGATTTAAATACGCATCATCTGGAAGCAACTTTTTAGAAATAACTGTTTTGTAGTCAATTCCACGTGGCTTAAGTAACTTAGTATATAAGCTTCCTTTACTTAATAAAGTGCCAACTACTGTATTTTCCTTATACACAGTACTTCCAACAACTCGATAGCCATCAATTTTTGTAATAGCACTTTCTAAGCTTGTTTTCTGTTCAAAAACCAATCCCGTGGTAGTGTTTGCTCCACCTACTCCACCTTTAATCATAATCTATATTTCATTTAATGATGTATAAAACATGCTTCGTCCAGACCAATTCCAATAGGTGATGTCCTGTTCAATGAAAAGCCACTTAATAGCTTTAAGCATCATATCAATCGGATATCCTGTTTTAAAATTCAGGCTGTTATAGTCACTTGGTTGAAGT contains these protein-coding regions:
- a CDS encoding PD-(D/E)XK nuclease superfamily protein; its protein translation is MIKGGVGGANTTTGLVFEQKTSLESAITKIDGYRVVGSTVYKENTVVGTLLSKGSLYTKLLKPRGIDYKTVISKKLLPDDAYLNHTSNTLYIIEKKYQQGAGSVDEKLQTADFKIKQYRKLLAPLNIEVEFIYVLNDWYLQECYSDVLQYITDVGCSYYFGKIPVEVLGLGE
- a CDS encoding site-specific DNA-methyltransferase, giving the protein MDKVYYNSPDSNFQLYLGNCVDILPKINEKVDLVFADPPYFLSNDGFTIKAGKVASVNKGDWDKKENHLSTIQFTEQWLEAVRHVMKDSATIWVSCTMHNLFDVGSALQRLGFKTLNIVTWQKTNPPPNLSCRYFTHSTEHIIWARKHQNKAHYFNYELMKSINQGKQMKDVWTLPAVSKKETTCGKHPTQKSLSLLNRIILASSQEDDLVLDPFAGSSTTGIAANTHNRRYIGTDISPEFLNLSICRKKELDATRQQQSILISS
- a CDS encoding Dam family site-specific DNA-(adenine-N6)-methyltransferase is translated as MSNNLIKETDIKPFLKWAGGKTQLLPAIETKLIQRLHNKKSIDFIEPFAGSGAVLFFMLRVYGKYIKHAVINDINPVLTDCYKTIRQSPDLLINQLAELEQQYFSFSEEEDRKQLFLEKREEFNCIKDNPIRKSALMIFLNKTCFNGLYRVNSKGNFNVPFGKFAKPNICNASVIRANSAALQRVEILNTDFTATEEYIHEDAFFYFDPPYKPISNTASFNSYAKEGFVDEDQVRLKSFCDLVNGGKAYFVQSNSDTTNNDESNNFFQQLYADYTIERVKAKRAINSKGSGRGEIFELIISNDSVLGDISSIHKAALQTSLF